In Bacillus thuringiensis, the DNA window ACAGAAGCACCGCGAATAAAGTCTTGGTTTTCTAATGCCTTAAAGTTTTCCGTTTTTCCTGTTAGCATAACACCTAAAATTTTCACTTGATCGAATGGTTTATTTTCGTTTGATTTTAAAAATTTTTGAATGTCCTTGTCATACCCATCATTGTATTGTTTAAGGGAATCAAAGAAACCTTTGTACGATTCTTCGGGAGGGGTTCCTGGCTCAAATCCGTAAACTGGCATACCGGCAGGTCCTCCGCTTTCATCTCTAATGGGTGAGACCATATATAGCCATACGATATTTAAGTTATCTGGTATTTTTGTTTGAATTTCTTTTAATGTATAAGGTTGATTGAAAGAGATAGCGACTTCCGCAACATAGTTTTCCATTTTGGAAACTGCACTTAATTCATTTTTGACTCCATCGTAATATTCCTTGATGGCCGGATTATAAAATGTAGCAACTTTATTTTTCGTTTGTTTATCGTAATTATAAGACTCTGTATTAGACCTACCCCAATGAGTTCCTGGTATTAACTCATTGTAATCGATGTTAGAGCGAAACCAATCGTAAGGGCTTGTCAGTGTATTCCATCGCACTACGTAACCATTAATATTTTTAGAACGATTTGATGTAATATTGCCGCCAAACATAGATGAACTACTCGTTACTTGAGAATCAATTTGTACATTCGGCTCTGCAATTGCGTTATGTAAAAAGAGTTGTTCGTGAAGCCTCATAGAGCCTTTCGCTGCGAAGTAATTGCCCACTTTATAAATGATAGGGATTAGCATGATTACAACGATAATAGAAGTAAAGATGATTTTAAGTAACTGTTTCCTTTTAGCTTTTTTCAACGCATTTTTTAAAGAAGTATCCATTAATTTTTTCCTCCTACTTTAGAATGAATGGTCTTACGTGCACGATGTAACTTTTGTTTGACGCTGTTTACTTGAATATCTAGTATTAGGGCGATTTCCTCATATGTAAAATCGTAATAATACTTTAAAAAGAAAGCTTCTTTATATTCTAGTTTTATATCTTTTAATAGATAGAAAATCTCATGTTTATTTAAAACAGCATCCAATTCTCGGTCTGTATATTGTAATTTTGAATAAATCTCTTCAGTTAAATGGATGTTCTGTTGCTCTTTTTTTTTCTTCAAGTCAATGTATTCATTTAATGCGACTCTGAAAAACCATGGACGTATGTTATCCTCCGTTAAGCTATCTAGCAATGTGTATACTTTATAGAAAGTATTTTGGATGATGTCTTCTGCATCTTCTTTGATAGCCCCTTTCACTAGTAGTAGTTTGAACACTTCCTCCCCTAAATTGATAAGGTAGGAGGTTAATATATTTTCTTTTCCCATCATTTTTCCTCCCTACACTTATACAACGAATAGGTAATGGTAAATGTATACACTTAAATTAAAGTTTTGTTCTTTATAAAAATAGAAAAGGCATATAACAATCATATGTTATATGCCTTTTCTATTATATATTTAGTAATTTATTTAGGTAATGTAAATTTAACTTTTTTACCTTGTGAAATATCTTTAGCCTCTTTATTTCTCATAGGTCCTAACTCAATCTCAAAGCTTTTGTCTTTCCAGATCTTTTCATACTGCTCTTGATCTAAAATATATACTTGTAGTAATTCCCCAGACGTTCCTGTTTTGACTGCAGCATTATAGTCGTAATTTAATAGCATACCTTCGTTAATCGTATATTGTGTACCATCGTTCACTCTCAATGTAGAGCTTATAGGAGATAGTGAAACGTCTTGAGCATCTTTGTTATCAAGCTTAAAA includes these proteins:
- a CDS encoding sigma factor regulator N-terminal domain-containing protein, with translation MDTSLKNALKKAKRKQLLKIIFTSIIVVIMLIPIIYKVGNYFAAKGSMRLHEQLFLHNAIAEPNVQIDSQVTSSSSMFGGNITSNRSKNINGYVVRWNTLTSPYDWFRSNIDYNELIPGTHWGRSNTESYNYDKQTKNKVATFYNPAIKEYYDGVKNELSAVSKMENYVAEVAISFNQPYTLKEIQTKIPDNLNIVWLYMVSPIRDESGGPAGMPVYGFEPGTPPEESYKGFFDSLKQYNDGYDKDIQKFLKSNENKPFDQVKILGVMLTGKTENFKALENQDFIRGASVGVTAQVVPYIKPEK
- a CDS encoding RNA polymerase sigma factor is translated as MGKENILTSYLINLGEEVFKLLLVKGAIKEDAEDIIQNTFYKVYTLLDSLTEDNIRPWFFRVALNEYIDLKKKKEQQNIHLTEEIYSKLQYTDRELDAVLNKHEIFYLLKDIKLEYKEAFFLKYYYDFTYEEIALILDIQVNSVKQKLHRARKTIHSKVGGKN